The genome window AAGTTTTTTTGTGATAATCGGTTCATGCTTTCCGTCATACAATTCACCGTTATACTCAATCATTCCATAATAGATTTTATTTTTCAGCATATACTGATAATTTGAGACGGAAAGCATTTTGCCTTTCTTGCCAACCAAGCCCAAGGAATTGATAATCTTTCGGATTTGAGCGAGGGGGTATTCGCCAGTGGCGTACATTTCAAAAGCCCGCTTGATATATTGCCTTTTCCTTATCCACGGCGATACAGCGTGCGTTTTTGTCGTTCACATAGCCAAGTGGTGCCCAAGCGGGCCAAATACCATTCCGTAATTTCTGGCGAATACCCCTCTTTATATTTTCAGAAAGATTATCCACATAATATTTTGATTGCCCAAAAGCAATGGACAACATAAATTTTCCCTGTGGCGTCGGATCAAACCAAAAAGTAGGAAATTTTAGCGTGGTAATTTTGCCAGTA of Candidatus Paceibacterota bacterium contains these proteins:
- a CDS encoding recombinase family protein — protein: MSDRLARNSIDGGRIIYLVDTGKITTLKFPTFWFDPTPQGKFMLSIAFGQSKYYVDNLSENIKRGIRQKLRNGIWPAWAPLGYVNDKNARCIAVDKEKAIYQAGF